The DNA segment tttgcctgttttatgcctagatactccATCGTGTCCCCTTCCttcaatttcttcatttttataGTCTATATACGCATCGTAAAAATTCCTTCGCttagagaacgcttgattgcagataactgaatctattatcagttgttctttgcatcctcggctgtctttggtgcatcctttctgttgcacgGCGACgatgttattcctttcacaATGGTTATGAATttggtttgaaatgcacgatgtgattaattcaTACATGGCTGGAAGGCATGTGATTGGTCAATACTTGGTTGGGCTTTCTGTTTTCCTTTGGTccttaggtaacaggtatgttgggCCATGTGTTAGAAATACTGGCAtactttcaggattttcaatgacatcatttattgcggggGTTAATTtatcatgcatgatccaaagtttcttgatccagaagttctgtaaacCATCAGGTCCAGATGTTTTCCaattgtgtagtcctctgatagctgattgtTCTGCtacaattgtgatcatgtcatgctgcatcggttCATTTTTCAGAGCctcagattttcatctccatTGAGGTTTCGTAGATAATTGCTctgtccagaattgttcaatggcttcctttggtgcttactttccattttctccttCAAGCGAAGTGAGAAAGTTTCTCCCGACTTTTGAAATAAATCGTTGTCCCTTTTCctgctataattgcttttatatctcttCAGACGTTCCGCATACAGAGTTAGTTTCTGCTTTAatgtgtcgaggcagtggtgagctgtagtaTTCTTCATCTCTCGTTCTGTGTCTCATGTTCCTAGCCATGATTTCTTCtgccattttcaatatttttgttcCTCGATTCCTTTCTCAGTATATGTGCACCTCTACCGTCATgtaaggcgaattttggcgctgtaaccACAGCTTACTATGAAAATTACCGATCACATAATCCGTATATTCTGAGCTATGCAACGATAGTATCATCATAAACAAAGATGGAccttaataataattttcatcaCTGTGTACTTTTCAAATCGGTCAATGTTTTACATACCTCATCAATAGTTTGGAATACAATTCTGTTGGTATTTTTGGAAGCGAAAGTCACCTTGCTGGTTTCTGCGATTTTCTGCAATATTTTGTCGCCTCTACTCAAAAATGATCCTCTCTtactctgaaaaaaaattctttaattCAGCTTTGAACAAAAGTACGGTCATATACCAATAATGCAAATTGCTGCTTCACTTTAGGACTGGAATCTAATTCACTGCAGACAGTTTGAGAATTCAAACTAGTTTGACTTTTTATCTTCAAAGATTTATGTGCGAAAGATAACGATTGACTGTCTATTATCAGGCTATCTTCTTCCTGTTGTGATTGTTGCTTCAATTTCAACATTTCTCTCTGATGTCTCTCCTTTCTCCATTGTTCTTCAGTCTCATCTTCTTCTAAATATATATCGTCGTCCTCATCATCCTTCTTTACTTCTGCATCATTAGTAGCTGTATCTATAATAGAATTTGTGATGATTCAATATAATGACATAAAACTCTATAAATTGATACATACCAATATTTTTCCACCGGAATTGTCGTTGTCTTCCTGAACCATGTAATTCGCCATCTTCAAGTAAAAGTTCCTGGAGCATTTTTACTTCACGGTTATCTTCATCTAGCATCTGCCTCCTATAAAAATCAGAGATAGTGGAAATTACAATAGTAATTCATATTACATAATGAGAATCATACATGGAATTTACATTGAGGTAACACCTAAATATGACATGACGTATGCTTTGGAGCACATTCTGCTGGGATGATGAAGTTGGGAAAGTGAAATCCTCATTAAAACAAGTCGTTCTTCGAATATAAACTGAATGGTTCGAAATATGGGTAGATGGGTGGCCGCTCTGGATTTTGATTTCAACAAACGCTAAAAGCTCCTGATTCAAGGTCATTgctgttataattttttttcaaaacaactATTGAAATATACAGATTACGGAGATATAATTCCAAACAAAGATATTGTGATGAGAAAGAAGAAGTCAGAGGAAACGCAATCGCCCAGTTCAAATTTTATTACAGGTGATAAATTATTGAATGCTCATCTCTGAATCAGTTCCTACTTTGCCCATACAGGAGTTCAGTTATGAATAAGTGTGGTAAATCAAATATGGAGCAGTCCagttgaatattgaataatttatcacctgtaataaaattattctcgcACTGGGTGTATTTCCTATGTACTGTTTTTTCTCATGGCATTCCCGATGTTTGAAGAATTATCTGTATACGTAACACGTCTAAAGCGTTATCAGCGGacaggccgaagtgcacttcggcacgaaactTGGCACCTTATCTACCATCCGCAATAAATTTCGgacaaaattctcaaatgagTTGAACATGTAACTGATCACAACATAAGCATCGCACATGATCCAtagcacgaaattccttgccgaagtgataatTTGTtgattggaagaaaatttgccGACTTTGAATTCCGTGCTAGAGTTGAATTTCATTACGAATGGTAACGTCTCGCGAATTGATTAGGAATGTAGCTAAAAATTCGCCATGGCAAAGACGTCTATGATCTAAACACATGAAGAAAGTGGAAATTTACTCACATTTGTAATTTCTCAATATCTGTTCTCAATTTATCTTCATCAAAATTCTCCTCATCTCCTTTTTCGAACTCCAGATCGTCTAAATTCCTTTCGTCTTCATCTTCACTACCCCATTCTGATTCAGAGAGCTCCGCCTCCTCCTCAAAAAAATCAGatgctttaattttttctttcttctgaCCTTCAGAGGATTCCTGATCATCTACAGCTTCAacttcattttcttcagaatcatAATCTACATTAGCAAGTCCTTCGTCGTCCTGGAGATCTATGGTTTCTTCTTGGGGAGTGTCACTCATTGAGCTTTCTTCATCatctttgaaaaaattcaattgtcTAATTTTTCCATAATCTATAACGATATTCAGACCTACCTGAGAAGGCAAGacgttttctttttttatttttcaatttcaatcctCCCTCTTCATCATCTGAATCAATAACGCCTCCTGTTCCTGAAACTTCGTTTAAGGTTTCcaaagttaatttttttgtggTACTTGAATTGTTGGCGACACCTGGAGATTCgaatttctttttgaaattttctagcTCATCTTCATCTATCAGTTGGGATATCAAATGTTCATCGTTGTCATCAAGGaccatttctttttcttttactTGAGAGGTTTGTGAAATACCTAAAATGAAAGAGAACATGAGGAAACAAAATGCTTTAACTCGACAGAATGAATAGTAACCATCCGTTTCCACAGGGTCAATCTTTCTTCAGCTGAATTAAAATAAACTGAGGTCTCAAGTATTTTTATGTAATTCATTTTCAGAGTGTTTTCCAGGATGCTGGCAAAATATTTCGTTTTTGTTGATTTCGATTATACCGGAAGTAGCCCTcaacttcattttttcaaatgtgaacTTTGATCTTGATCACATGACTTCACTGATATTAGGAAACTTTTCAGAGTTATTCGAGCTTATTCTGTATCCGGCATGATCAGAAAGATGGTAATAGCTATTTGCATTCAAATAGCAAAATAGGAACCATAAAATCTACAATCTACTAACTCGCCTTTTAACGTTAAAAGGATGAAATTTCCAACAACACGTCGGTGTTATGTAATAAGGGCGAATCCGTTTTTACGTTTTGGGGTTTTCGGCGATTTTATCATTAATTAACGGCATGAAGAGAGATCTTGAAACTTGGGAAATGGTGTACTGCCTTCACTGCAAAACATATAAGCAGGCTTTGGTATATTTAGTTCCACGACTTCGTGACATAGTAACAAAGAAAGGACCCCCAAAATCGAGGGATGTTTTTCATCATAAAATGAAATACGACCGCCCAACCTTAAAATTCTATCTCGCATAATTTCAGACCAGGATGCGAAATCCGCTCAACAGGAGCAAACTTGGACTCAGCATAAACGAGAGAAGTCAAGACGTTTCCTGCATAATCAAAGAATCGGAAGTAAGCTACAACTACAGCTGCATAACCTTTCTCGCTTGGATCACCAAATCCTTGTTGTTGATGTTCACATTTCACTTGAGAACTCTGACTAGGATGGCATGGAATTTGTAAATCTTGCAATTCAGATAATTCTGACCTGCAATGATTCCAATAATTTACAAAATCTGTTGAAGGAATATCATGCCACTAACCTTTGAACCCAAAGAACTATTTCGTGAGAAATGTAAAGGGCGTCAGAAAACCTAGAGGATAATAAATACATCTAAGCTGGAAGAAAACACTTCgttttgaacaatttttatcTGTGATGGGGACAGAGAATGTGAGACAGTCAGAACATGGGTTAAATCCTAGACCTAGAATCTTAACAAAATCACCCTCATCGGAAGAGACAGGTTCAACTGATGCTCAATCGGAATTTCCTAAAGAATACTTACTTTATTGCTCGACTATTTCCTCAACTAAAATCCATCGTCATCGACATGAACATCCTCATGAAGTATTTTGGATGCCAgagaaaaatattcttttttccTCATCCGCAAATTGGTGTAATAGTTCGAAGTGCCAAAAAGGTTGCTGAAGAAATCTCGTAAGTTCCGTGTTCAACTCATAATACTGGATCAGATGTTTTGAACCTCCAGAGAATCCGCTGTTATCTTCGATAATAAGGGTCAACCAAGACATGGTGGTGCATTTGGCGAATATCGGCTTTGAACACATATTTCGATCGAAAGCGAAGAAGAATGGTATGgatattattctgaaaatttgagaAGACAATCGTTCAGAGAGGGGTTATCCATCACCTCCGATGAAGCATCAAAGAAGGCTCTCAATTAAGTAGAAGAGCTATCTGACTTTATCACACAGTGATGTGGTATAAAATAAGAATCAACTTTTGGTGAATTCGAATCGTCCAATGTCATATGACCTAAATCCAGATTATCCTGCATGAATTCACAATAATCATCTCTAAGAGAGGGATTCATTTCAAGTCTACGCTCCAATGACTAAAGGTGATGTATGGCCATGGAGCGAGTATCTGCAAATGATATGGGTAACGAACAGTAACGATACAACATACATTTTCTCACACAGATTTTCTTCCGCCGAACGAAAATCAGAACTTGAAAGTTCTTCATTCTCCCAAAAGACCTTCAAGGTTAAATTAAATAAACTGTAACATGCAGTGAACTAACCATATGGTTTGTTGCCATCGGCTTAGCCATGAACACCTACGCAGGAATCTCAAGAGCAGAAGGCTCTCCTATCCTACCTTCCACAAGACCAGTGAGAAAGAAATATTTCTGCTCCTAACAAATGAATAATACCACGCGTGGACTATCGAAAGTTGGATCGGCAAATTCCAGAGCCGATATGGAAGGTGAGGAAAATATTATTCTCGAACTTGGCAAATCGGAACAAATTTTGGGTATAACCAATGCATCGAAAATTAAGGCTCCCACAAACCAACGCGGAAAATTCGCACCGAATTCGTGACGGAAATTCGTTGCGGATTTCGGAGTACCCCTCATACCAAATCGAATATAATTCAGACCAATTGAGACAAAACTTGTAGTGAAAATAACATCTATTCCACTAATTTCTCAATAACGAAAAAATCTGACGATGGATTGATTGAGCTTTTTAGATCCAGTAGGACCAGTACCTGCCGCTTTGGCAGGGAGACCATCAAGATTGGCATTCTCTGTACGATATCAATTTGTCACTTTCCTCAATAcagaaaaatgataaattagACTTTTTCGTTTGTATGGAAAGAAGAATCATattaattgaaatattatacATTATTTCACTCACCCTCTTCACAAATTTCCTTTCGGATTTCTTCCCAAATCTTATCTTTTTTGCGAATATTCTTGTGATCCTCATGAGAAAGATCATACAAGATAGGGTGCCTCCGAATTAACTCAATAATCTCATCCATTtcaatggtcgcattcagcggacgaaacagttgcgcaactgttaccaaacgctagcggaaacgttcggtgacatatgcgctacattctcaacacgttctggaacggacgccacttttgggagcggatttgatttgtgctaggtagcggtagcggaaaggtgcgaaagttggacttgaactgagtaggtagttgttatttagtgtggaagatgtACGAActtgagtttgttgaggaaaatgaaatgaaaattgattgtaAGAAATAAAGAAGAATGTTTAATaaattataggaaatatacTGGAGCAAAAAATAATTCGTCAAAATTCTAGGTTATGTTTGTCACATaaaaactgacttaaccagcacaaggttaacgaaacttaaaaaatccgtttgtttacgtctttcctacagacttctcaactaatcagctgatagtgacagctcgttggactgccttatcctatctaggcttgccagcgaacgttcaacatgttcccgaccgctaccgctaccgatgggtagcagaagcgctttgcgctccgtccgctgaatgcgatcAATGCTCATAAGTAAAAACAGCTATTCTGGAGCTTTTTCGTTGTTTTCAGctatttctagaatttttgcACATCTTCTCCACCCAACATCTTTTCCTCCGGGGCGGTCACCTCAGACCTCCCTAAGGGGTGCGCCCCCCACAAAAAAATGTTTAGTTCCCCCTATGCTCATAATATGTATTTTCTGTGCGAATTCACTGGATAGAGTGATAAAAACGCATCTGACTGCGAATTGAGTTTACGCGCGGAAAAATACGCAGTTGAGACGATATAAATCGTGCTAGACTGAACTTGTCTACTGAGCGACGCagaatacagggtctttcacgaggaacctcacccatatttatacgggaaactactgaacgtattttcatgaaattcagcacttataagtatttcacgatgctgttgaaatctaaaatattttcaaggcatgagcacctccggtttttccggaaatgacgtcaacttccgtttttcaaattagaacaccatttttttattgcagaaatagattccccAGAAAATTTctagttattttgatgtaacatttttcagttttggttggaaaattctctctgagcgggaaaattcgaaaaaaaaatcgaaaatagagctccgctgaaaaaagaataacttcgaggtttttggatggaaaattttcatttttgggatttttcaagatgtaagattgatgtatccactttaaaaatcggaatcgcgattcatgatacagggggtgaaaaaatcgctttcaaagttaggaatgacaaaatcgtgaaaaatcaattttttcaaattagaaccccattttttttatggcagatattgagtctacgttaaaaaataatgtgagtgtatgcatcacacccttgccctaaagtggatattttccgagttattcacaaaaaactgtttttcgtcttgaattttcagctatttcttttcccttcacgccaaaaagatgaaattttcaggaactgttaatTAAACCATGTTtaagattttactaccctaatatgcaagagaaaaaagttacaggttgttcctaaatagatggcgaattttgattcgaatttgtatcggaaacctctttatttcaactaatcggccatcggttttcgctccagtgataaataaataattccttatgaaccatatgcaaaaacttaccatgttttacattctttttttttaatgatagatatcattaattacatctgccaaattcctctttattcagtagcattttgtgtttactattaatttggtgataattcgtattaagttataaaatcgatcactatgcctaattttaccaatgaagattatttaaatctcattctacttcatggagaatgtaataaagttgtagatagaacgattcgactgttcattgagaggttttcTGACCGACCCataccaacgagagataccattaacagaaccatgacaaacttgagaaatgtcggatctttcgttaagaaaactatacacagagaaaaaagtgtagtagaagatgagaacaacgaaattaaagttcttgcatattttcgtgtgaatcctcaaaattctctcaaagatgccgagattgatctgggattatctcaatcgagtgtttggagaatattaaaaaaacataaaatgcacccatataaattcaatagggtacagcatttgaaggaaactgatttcgtcaggagaacagagttttgcgaagctatgatgattcgatttcaagagaatgaaaactttttggactgtataatttggacagatgaatctaaattcacaaagaatggttctttcaataggcataacagtcattattgggatgaagagaacaaccaccacttcagacaatggaactttcaagagacctggagtttcaatgttttttgcgccatcaaaaataatgcaattctcgatgttcacatttatgatgggactttaactggtaagatagaacactacacatgtttgcattatttaaagaatgttcttccttaggagatagatattctgacatattgactcaaataattgagccgctagtacagaaccataaagacttatggtatcaacaatggcgcgcctccacacaattcactcaatgtgtcaaatatcctctacaggctatttgaagatcgatggttggcgaacaatggtccacatctttggccaccacgttctcccgatttaactcctttagactattatgtttggggtaggataaaaaatattgtctactcaactcccctgactgataaagaggactgcatagaacgagtcagaaatgctttcaggtttgtttagatttttagattcataaatttgaaactcaatttggtttttaaacacttttgcagatctcttcctcccaaTGAAATAAggagagcaacgcacgaagcattcctgagacgtataaataaatgtctagaaattaacggtcaaaactttgagcatcttctctagttataactgcgagagttcgccatggttctcctaatagtaacttgaagtcggtttcaagaaggggtgaaaaatctacagcatggttcaaataacagttcctcaaaatttcatctttttggcatgaagggaaaagaaatggctgaaaattcaagacgaaaaacagttttttgtgaataactcagaaaatatccattttagggcaagggtgtgatgcatacactcacattattttttaacgtagattcaatatctgccataaaaaaatggggttctaatttgaaaaaattgatttttcacgattttgtcatccctaactttgaaagctattttttcaccccctgtgtcatgaatcgcgatttcgatttttaaagtggatacatcaatcttacatcttgaaaaatcccaaaaatgaaaattttctatccAAAAAGTTATTCTtatttcagcggagctctattttcgatttttttttcaaattttcccgctcagagagaattttccaaccaaaactgaaaaatgttacatcaaaataacttgaaattttctaaggaatctatttctgcaataaaaaaatggtgttctaatttgaaaaacggaagttgacgtcatttccggaaaaaccggaggtgctcatgccttgaaaatattttagatttcatcagcatcgtgaaatacttataagtgctgaatttaatgaaaatacgttcagtagtttcccgtataaatatgggtgagtttcctcgtgaaagaccctgtatgttgCGGATCGGATGGGGTACGAATATTCGCAAGTGGTGCGGTTTTTCCGCGTTGGTTTGTGGGAGCTTTTAAAGATGGATTTGAGGATGCCTTGAAGCACACATTGCACAAAACAGTAAAATACGCATACATTACGAATTTTTACTTGTGCAGTAGTCAACAGCACGCAGGATTCTGAAGAAGAAGTTATTATCATAGCTCCAGGAGAATCTAATGTGTTAGATTGTGTCGCAGAAGATGAAGATGCATCAGAATTTTCCTCAGTGGTTTTGGAATCAACATTATTTAAAGAGGAGAGTATGATGTTTTCCGACGCATGAACGACAGgtacatttcgaaaattttgtagGTTTGTAAAAGATGGTATTTCTGTAGAGCATTATCGAATTCGAAGCGTTTGATGGTAGAATTTTTAAGTTTTTGAACCATCATATGGTAGAGAATGAAACTCCAGTACTCCATTCATCAACAGGAAATCCAGAATTTTTCAGGAAgtaaagattttcgaaaaaaacatcTAGCAAACTTCGCAAACCGTCAACAGATTCCTAAATTAATTTGAGCGTATTTGCTATTTGCATCCAAAGAGAGTTTGCTAAGCGACGTTTGTTTTGATGTTTCTTAGTGAAAGTATCGAAAGCAATTTGGTAATTTTCATAAGTCAATGGAATACACTAAAAAAGCGAGAGAGCTTGTGAAGTAACTATtggaattttttctttcattcaacAAATGATCATTTTTATGAACCAAACTACTTAAAATATCGTAGAAGGTAGTCCAATCTTTATAGTTTTCACTGAAAGTTGGTAGCGAAATCATAGGAAGCTTCACGTTAGGTGAAGATCGAGCAAAATCGGCGACTGAActgtcattatcgtcatcagaaAATAAATTCTTGTGAATAGTTTTGATGGTAAAATATGATTCATTAAAAGATGATTTAATTAccgtttcgttttcaaatgagTATTTTCAGTTACCGGTAATAATGAATTTTacgaa comes from the Coccinella septempunctata chromosome 2, icCocSept1.1, whole genome shotgun sequence genome and includes:
- the LOC123306274 gene encoding uncharacterized protein LOC123306274, with translation MYLLSSRFSDALYISHEIVLWVQRSELSELQDLQIPCHPSQSSQVKCEHQQQGFGDPSEKGYAAVVVAYFRFFDYAGNVLTSLVYAESKFAPVERISHPGLKLCEIEF